In Caloenas nicobarica isolate bCalNic1 chromosome 5, bCalNic1.hap1, whole genome shotgun sequence, a single genomic region encodes these proteins:
- the EIF5 gene encoding eukaryotic translation initiation factor 5: MSVNVNRSVSDQFYRYKMPRLIAKVEGKGNGIKTVIVNMVDVAKALNRPPTYPTKFFGCELGAQTQFDVKNDRYIVNGSHEANKLQDMLDGFIKKFVLCPECENPETDLHVNPKKQTIGNSCKACGYRGMLDTNHKLCTFILKNPPETSDTGTGKKEKEKKNRKGKDKENGSVSSNETLPPPPPEEISPPQVVEEEDDDDWGEDTTEEAQRRRMDEISDHAKNLTLSEDLERTVEERVNILFDFVKKKKEEGVIDTSDKDIVAEAERLDVKAMGPLVLTEVLFDEKIREQIRKYRRHFLRFCHNNKKAQRYLLHGFECVVAMHQSQLISKIPHILKEMYDADLLEEEVILGWAEKASKKYVSKELAKEIRVKAEPFIKWLKEAEEESSGNEEEDEDENIEVVYSTTASVPKVETVKPANNKDDDIDIDAI, from the exons ATGTCTGTCAACGTCAACCGCAGTGTTTCAGATCAGTTCTATCGCTACAAAATGCCCCGTCTGATTGCCAAG GTGGAGGGCAAAGGAAATGGAATAAAGACGGTTATAGTCAACATGGTTGACGTTGCAAAGGCGCTTAATCGGCCTCCAACGT ATCCTACCAAATTTTTTGGTTGTGAGCTGGGAGCACAGACCCAGTTTGATGTTAAGAATGACCGTTACATTGTCAATGGATCTCATGAGGCGAATAAGCTGCAAGACATGTTGGATGGATTCATTAAAAAATTTGTTCTCTGTCCTGAGTGTGAGAATCCTGAAACTGATCTG caTGTCAATCCTAAGAAACAAACTATAGGTAACTCTTGCAAAGCCTGTGGCTATCGAGGCATGCTTGACACAAACCATAAACTCTGCACGTTCATTCTCAAAAACCCACCTG AAACCAGTGACACTGGtacaggaaagaaggaaaaggagaagaagaacagaaaaggcaAGGACAAAGAGAATGGTTCTGTGTCCAGCAATGAGACACTTCCACCCCCACCACCAGAGGAGATTTCTCCTCCACAGGTTGTG gaggaggaggatgatgatgacTGGGGCGAAGACACAACAGAAGAAGCCCAGAGACGTAGAATGGATGAAATCAGTGACCATGCAAAGAACCTCACACTTAGCGAAGACCTGGAAAGAACAGTGGAGGAGAGAGTTAACATACTGTTTGATTTTGTGAAG aaaaagaaggaagaaggtgTCATTGATACTTCTGACAAAGACATTGTAGCAGAAGCAGAGAGACTGGATGTGAAGGCCATGGGCCCACTGGTTCTCACTGAAGTTCTTTTTGACGAAAAGATTCGTGAACAGATAAGGAAATACAGGCGTCACTTCCTTCGT TTCtgccacaacaacaaaaaagctcaGAGGTACCTTCTCCATGGCTTTGAGTGTGTGGTAGCCATGCATCAGTCTCAGCTTATTTCTAAAATACCCcatattttgaaggaaatgtATGATGCAGATCTTCTAGAAGAAGAAGTCATCCTTGGCTGGGCAGAAAAG gcCTCAAAAAAATATGTTTCGAAGGAGCTTGCCAAAGAAATCCGTGTCAAAGCAGAACCATTTATTAAATGGCTAAAGGAAGCTGAAGAAGAATCTTCCGGTAatgaagaagaggatgaagatgaaAACATAGAG GTGGTGTATTCTACAACTGCCAGTGTACCTAAAGTTGAAACTGTGAAGCCTGCAAACAATAAAGATGACGATATCGATATTGATGCCATTTAA